A single region of the Etheostoma cragini isolate CJK2018 chromosome 3, CSU_Ecrag_1.0, whole genome shotgun sequence genome encodes:
- the il15l gene encoding interleukin 15, like isoform X2 has product MLRGRFGLAIVYLVFVCLSGMMPPTAAKPCSLDTLKKVQNLISIAPGMNQKLNCSLYTPTPQDYMKCPKSTLKCFADETQVLIQEWESVNVGNLRGSRYVYKKLEFLSTELEQPESECLQCEFLHEENAEKFLEQLKSTLMMMNSQHC; this is encoded by the exons ATGCTGAGAGGGAGGTTCGGTCTCGCGATTGTGTATCTGGTTTTCGTGTGTCTGTCCGGCATGATGCCCCCAACAGCCGCCAAACCCTGCTCTCTGGACACCCTCAAAAAGGTCCAGAATCTCATCAGCATAGCTCCAGGCATG AATCAGAAGCTGAACTGCAGTCTgtacacccccaccccccaagaCTACATG AAATGCCCTAAGTCCACCCTGAAGTGTTTTGCTGATGAGACCCAGGTCCTGATCCAGGAGTGGGAGTCCGTGAACGTCGGCAACCTCCGCGGGTCAAGATACGTCTACAAGAAGCTGGAGTTTCTCTCAACGGAGCTAGAACAG CCGGAGTCAGAGTGTCTTCAGTGTGAATTCCTCCACGAGGAAAACGCCGAGAAGTTCCTCGAGCAACTGAAATCGACTCTCATGATGATGAACTCTCAGCACTGCTGA
- the il15l gene encoding interleukin 15, like isoform X1 encodes MLRGRFGLAIVYLVFVCLSGMMPPTAAKPCSLDTLKKVQNLISIAPGMNQKLNCSLYTPTPQDYMQKCPKSTLKCFADETQVLIQEWESVNVGNLRGSRYVYKKLEFLSTELEQPESECLQCEFLHEENAEKFLEQLKSTLMMMNSQHC; translated from the exons ATGCTGAGAGGGAGGTTCGGTCTCGCGATTGTGTATCTGGTTTTCGTGTGTCTGTCCGGCATGATGCCCCCAACAGCCGCCAAACCCTGCTCTCTGGACACCCTCAAAAAGGTCCAGAATCTCATCAGCATAGCTCCAGGCATG AATCAGAAGCTGAACTGCAGTCTgtacacccccaccccccaagaCTACATG caGAAATGCCCTAAGTCCACCCTGAAGTGTTTTGCTGATGAGACCCAGGTCCTGATCCAGGAGTGGGAGTCCGTGAACGTCGGCAACCTCCGCGGGTCAAGATACGTCTACAAGAAGCTGGAGTTTCTCTCAACGGAGCTAGAACAG CCGGAGTCAGAGTGTCTTCAGTGTGAATTCCTCCACGAGGAAAACGCCGAGAAGTTCCTCGAGCAACTGAAATCGACTCTCATGATGATGAACTCTCAGCACTGCTGA